From one Streptomyces sp. R41 genomic stretch:
- a CDS encoding MBL fold metallo-hydrolase: MTQQSESTTSTTTTTQDADDPASSSPPAAAGHVSPAVPLAPAVPAGPLAPVGPLAEPRPLGERRVWPRSFVDRLTAPLPGMRAFARFAREGALRPGAEGLADIPLLPFDPGPLPRVDARTVAVSWAGHASWVIRIGGLTVLTDPVWSRKILGTPARITPVGVAWSALPRVDAVVISHNHYDHLDAPTLRRLPRDTPVFVPAGLGRWFRCRRFTRVTELDWWEAAELRGVRFDFVPAHHWSKRSLTDTCRTLWGGWVLTAPDGQRLYFAGDTGYGHWFARIGRRYPGIDLALLPIGAYDPRWWLSDVHCDPEEAVRAAVDLGAHRMAPMHWGTFVLSAEPVLEPLTRVRAAWEKAGLAREALWDLPVGASRVLGPVRGAGNCATSPHRPADKEQPSGV, from the coding sequence ATGACGCAGCAGTCCGAGTCGACCACGAGCACGACTACGACCACTCAGGACGCCGACGATCCGGCGTCCTCTTCGCCCCCGGCGGCGGCCGGGCACGTGTCTCCCGCCGTTCCTCTCGCCCCTGCTGTTCCTGCCGGTCCTCTCGCTCCTGTCGGTCCCCTCGCCGAGCCCCGTCCGCTCGGCGAGCGGCGTGTCTGGCCGCGGTCCTTCGTGGACCGGCTGACCGCGCCGCTGCCCGGGATGCGGGCCTTCGCCCGGTTCGCGCGCGAGGGCGCGTTGCGGCCGGGGGCCGAAGGGCTCGCCGACATTCCGCTGCTGCCGTTCGACCCGGGGCCGTTGCCCCGGGTCGACGCGCGCACGGTCGCCGTCTCCTGGGCGGGCCACGCGAGTTGGGTGATCCGGATCGGCGGACTCACCGTCCTCACCGACCCGGTCTGGTCCCGCAAGATTCTCGGCACCCCGGCCCGGATCACGCCGGTCGGTGTGGCCTGGAGCGCGCTGCCGCGTGTCGACGCGGTCGTCATCAGTCACAACCACTACGACCACCTGGACGCGCCGACCCTGCGCCGACTCCCGCGCGACACACCGGTGTTCGTACCGGCCGGCCTCGGCCGCTGGTTCAGGTGCCGCCGGTTCACCCGGGTCACCGAGCTGGACTGGTGGGAGGCGGCCGAACTGCGCGGCGTCCGCTTCGACTTCGTCCCTGCCCACCACTGGTCCAAGCGCAGCCTGACCGACACCTGTCGCACGCTGTGGGGCGGCTGGGTCCTCACCGCACCGGACGGGCAGCGCCTGTACTTCGCGGGCGACACGGGGTACGGGCACTGGTTCGCCCGCATCGGCCGGCGCTACCCGGGTATTGACCTGGCGTTGTTGCCGATCGGTGCGTACGACCCCCGGTGGTGGCTCAGCGATGTCCACTGCGACCCGGAGGAGGCGGTGCGGGCCGCCGTCGACCTCGGCGCGCACCGCATGGCGCCCATGCACTGGGGCACCTTCGTCCTCTCCGCCGAGCCCGTCCTGGAACCGTTGACACGGGTGCGGGCGGCCTGGGAGAAGGCGGGGCTGGCCCGGGAGGCGTTGTGGGACCTGCCGGTGGGGGCGTCCCGGGTGCTGGGCCCCGTCAGGGGCGCGGGGAACTGCGCGACAAGCCCCCACCGGCCGGCAGACAAAGAACAACCCAGCGGGGTCTGA
- a CDS encoding DedA family protein, with the protein MIFLTAAATTTPPESTQQAIGYPTLFLLVLIGALVPVVPTGALVSSAAVVAFHQTAPFALLLVFAVAALAAFLGDVALYWLGQRGMRSKNGSRWLETLRDRAPEDRLAQAQEKLSDHGIAVLVLSRLVPAGRIPVMLACLMAKMPLRTFARGDVPACLAWAVTYQLIGILGGSLFSEPWEGVVAAVALTLAISVAPSVWRRVRRPAA; encoded by the coding sequence GTGATATTCCTGACCGCGGCCGCCACGACCACGCCGCCGGAGTCCACGCAGCAGGCGATCGGGTACCCCACTCTCTTCCTGCTGGTGCTGATCGGCGCGCTGGTGCCGGTGGTGCCGACGGGAGCGCTGGTGAGTTCGGCGGCTGTCGTCGCCTTTCATCAGACGGCGCCGTTCGCGCTCCTGCTGGTCTTCGCGGTGGCGGCGCTCGCGGCGTTCCTCGGTGATGTCGCGCTGTACTGGCTCGGTCAGCGCGGTATGCGGTCCAAGAACGGCTCGCGTTGGCTGGAGACCCTCCGCGACCGCGCCCCCGAGGACCGGCTCGCCCAGGCCCAGGAGAAGCTGAGCGACCACGGCATCGCCGTGCTCGTCCTCTCCCGACTGGTCCCGGCCGGCCGCATCCCGGTCATGCTCGCCTGTCTCATGGCGAAGATGCCGCTGCGCACCTTCGCCCGCGGCGACGTTCCCGCCTGCCTCGCCTGGGCGGTGACGTACCAGTTGATCGGCATCCTCGGCGGGTCCCTCTTCAGCGAGCCGTGGGAGGGAGTGGTCGCCGCGGTGGCGCTCACGCTGGCGATCAGCGTGGCACCGAGCGTGTGGCGGAGGGTACGGAGGCCGGCCGCGTAG
- a CDS encoding MBL fold metallo-hydrolase, which translates to MPVEITWWGHATCTLEDSGTRLLTDPLFARRLAHLRRRRGAPPPPRAAVADVALVSHLHADHLHLPSLAKLAPGTRLLVPKGAPRAVPGLRRLDHLRITEVVPGDRTQVGDLVVRTVSARHDGRRLPVGPHRSPAVGYVVEGEARTYFAGDTGLFATMAEEVGPVDVALLPVGGWGPYLGEGHLDAGRAAEALAQLMPLSAVPVHYGTYWPIGMDAVRPHEFHAPGEEFVRLAAERAPQVTVHRLEHGESVRPEVAR; encoded by the coding sequence GTGCCGGTGGAGATCACCTGGTGGGGGCACGCCACCTGCACGCTGGAGGACTCCGGAACACGCCTGCTCACCGACCCGCTCTTCGCGCGCCGGCTCGCACACCTTCGGCGCAGGCGCGGGGCGCCGCCCCCGCCCCGGGCGGCGGTCGCCGACGTGGCACTGGTCTCCCATCTGCACGCCGACCATCTGCACCTGCCCTCGCTGGCGAAACTCGCGCCCGGTACGCGGCTGCTGGTGCCGAAGGGCGCGCCGCGCGCGGTGCCCGGGCTGCGCAGGCTCGACCATCTCCGGATCACCGAGGTGGTGCCCGGCGACCGGACGCAGGTCGGTGACCTGGTGGTACGCACCGTTTCGGCACGCCACGACGGGCGGCGACTGCCCGTCGGGCCGCACCGCTCCCCCGCCGTCGGGTACGTGGTCGAGGGCGAGGCGCGCACGTACTTCGCCGGGGACACCGGGCTGTTCGCGACAATGGCCGAGGAGGTCGGACCGGTCGACGTCGCGCTCCTACCGGTGGGCGGATGGGGGCCGTACCTCGGGGAGGGCCACCTCGACGCGGGGCGCGCCGCGGAGGCGCTCGCCCAGTTGATGCCGCTCAGCGCCGTGCCGGTGCACTACGGCACGTACTGGCCGATCGGGATGGACGCCGTGCGCCCCCACGAATTCCACGCGCCGGGCGAGGAGTTCGTACGCCTCGCCGCCGAACGCGCGCCCCAGGTCACGGTCCACCGCCTCGAACACGGCGAGAGCGTACGCCCGGAGGTCGCGCGGTGA